One stretch of Jiangella gansuensis DSM 44835 DNA includes these proteins:
- a CDS encoding DUF3017 domain-containing protein, translated as MNTRSGNHRAPATSRWAQAAERRLTPASWLRAVFRQWPLLLVLLVIAIGAVVVADDHFRRGTFIMAGGVCLAAFLRAVLPSEVAGLLKLRSRFLDILTLGFLGAGTLIACLIVPPPS; from the coding sequence GTGAACACGCGGTCCGGAAACCACCGGGCCCCCGCCACGAGCCGGTGGGCCCAGGCCGCCGAGCGCAGGCTGACCCCCGCAAGCTGGTTGCGGGCGGTGTTCCGGCAGTGGCCGCTGCTGCTGGTGCTTCTGGTCATCGCCATCGGCGCGGTGGTCGTCGCCGACGATCACTTCCGTCGCGGCACGTTCATCATGGCCGGCGGAGTGTGCCTGGCCGCGTTCCTGCGCGCGGTGCTGCCCAGTGAGGTGGCCGGGCTGCTGAAACTGCGCTCCCGGTTCCTCGACATCCTGACGCTGGGGTTCCTCGGCGCCGGGACGCTCATCGCCTGCCTCATCGTGCCGCCCCCGTCCTGA